In Phyllostomus discolor isolate MPI-MPIP mPhyDis1 chromosome 2, mPhyDis1.pri.v3, whole genome shotgun sequence, the following are encoded in one genomic region:
- the SERP1 gene encoding stress-associated endoplasmic reticulum protein 1 has product MVAKQRIRMANEKHSKNITQRGNVAKTSRNAPEEKASVGPWLLALFIFVVCGSAIFQIIQSIRMGM; this is encoded by the exons ATGGTCGCCAAGCAGCGGATCCGTATGGCTAACGAGAAGCACAGCAAGAACATCACCCAGCGCGGCAACGTCGCCAAGACCTCG AGAAATGCTCCTGAAGAGAAGGCATCTGTAGGACCTTGGTTATTggctctcttcatttttgttgtttgtggTTCTG CAATTTTCCAGATTATTCAAAGTATCAGGATGGGCATGTGA